One part of the Nitrospira sp. genome encodes these proteins:
- a CDS encoding sigma-54-dependent Fis family transcriptional regulator — MAGSHTPAASLSPFADPILAARLEALRQLADGLTDRVAVMDREQNVIYANDAAWAKGKGEAPADRPAKCYQAFVKMTDPCGTCPAESVFETREVRTVACNSSGDGTACGMHQAFPLMAATGEVGSVLVLFHKQPDGTAFPLAVPSAKLNRSGPGPERTESRLGDLVGISPIMHQLFDMIRLVSDSSATVLIQGESGTGKELVARTIHQTSYRRDKPFVVVDCGALPETLLESELFGHVKGAFTGASGAKSGLFEEADGGTIFLDEIADTTPTFQAKLLRVLQEGEIKRVGGTQPIKIDVRVVSATNKDLVDLVKAKAFRQDLYYRLAVLPVHLPPLRERRADIPLLVDKFIADSCQRHRQELRQVSEEAMRALTAAPWPGNVRELQHYIERAVVTTTHQELTCADLVAVGSHVEATDLRTIGRYAARQAERARILQALQQTAGNRVRAARLLKISRASLYNKLHEFEIH; from the coding sequence ATGGCCGGATCTCATACACCAGCAGCATCCCTCTCCCCATTCGCCGACCCCATTTTAGCCGCTCGATTGGAAGCCCTTCGGCAATTGGCCGATGGACTGACCGATCGCGTCGCCGTCATGGATCGAGAGCAGAATGTGATCTATGCGAACGACGCTGCATGGGCAAAGGGAAAAGGGGAGGCGCCAGCCGACCGGCCGGCCAAATGTTATCAAGCCTTCGTCAAGATGACCGACCCCTGCGGGACCTGCCCAGCCGAGTCGGTATTCGAGACGCGCGAAGTTCGCACAGTTGCCTGCAATAGTTCCGGCGACGGTACCGCTTGTGGCATGCATCAGGCGTTCCCCTTGATGGCGGCAACGGGTGAAGTCGGCTCGGTACTCGTCTTGTTTCACAAGCAGCCTGACGGGACCGCGTTCCCACTCGCTGTGCCCTCCGCAAAGCTGAATCGTTCCGGCCCCGGCCCTGAGCGAACCGAGTCGCGACTAGGGGACTTGGTAGGAATCAGTCCGATCATGCACCAGTTGTTTGACATGATCCGATTGGTCTCGGACAGTTCGGCGACCGTGTTGATTCAGGGTGAAAGCGGGACGGGAAAAGAATTGGTCGCCAGAACCATCCATCAAACGAGCTACCGCCGGGACAAGCCCTTTGTCGTGGTGGATTGCGGGGCCTTACCCGAGACATTGCTGGAGAGCGAACTGTTCGGCCATGTCAAAGGCGCGTTCACCGGTGCCTCAGGGGCCAAGTCCGGGCTGTTCGAAGAAGCTGACGGCGGCACGATTTTTTTGGATGAAATCGCCGATACCACGCCGACCTTCCAGGCCAAATTGCTCCGGGTGCTCCAGGAGGGTGAGATCAAGCGGGTCGGCGGAACCCAACCGATTAAGATCGATGTCCGCGTCGTGTCGGCGACCAATAAAGACCTGGTCGATTTGGTCAAGGCAAAAGCCTTCCGGCAGGACCTCTATTACCGTCTCGCTGTCTTGCCCGTTCATTTGCCTCCGCTCCGGGAACGACGGGCCGATATTCCGTTGCTGGTGGACAAATTTATTGCCGACTCCTGCCAGCGGCATCGCCAGGAGCTTCGCCAGGTCAGCGAGGAGGCCATGCGTGCCTTAACCGCCGCGCCCTGGCCGGGAAATGTCCGCGAGCTGCAGCACTACATTGAGCGTGCGGTAGTCACGACCACTCACCAAGAATTGACTTGCGCGGACTTGGTCGCGGTCGGGTCCCATGTCGAAGCGACCGATCTCCGAACGATCGGGCGGTATGCGGCGAGGCAGGCTGAGCGTGCTCGAATTCTTCAGGCGCTGCAACAGACCGCGGGCAACCGGGTCAGGGCCGCGCGTCTGCTGAAAATCAGCCGTGCTAGTCTCTACAACAAGCTGCACGAATTCGAGATTCACTAG
- a CDS encoding response regulator: MDTGYWSLIVKERNPAVLLVVEDDKDMRSLLCDELWGEGYQLREASNGQEGVDAVMRAAPDLIVTDLKMPAGGFDYVHRLRSCAPACPIIVMTAFGDARTKEEALKSGATAYFDKPVRLSELKATVKRLLLPSGEAPSDCAVH; this comes from the coding sequence ATGGACACCGGCTATTGGAGCCTCATTGTGAAGGAAAGGAACCCAGCCGTACTGTTGGTGGTGGAAGATGATAAAGACATGCGCAGTTTGCTTTGTGATGAATTGTGGGGAGAAGGGTATCAGTTGCGGGAAGCCAGCAATGGCCAGGAAGGGGTGGATGCTGTGATGCGCGCGGCGCCGGACCTAATCGTCACGGACCTGAAAATGCCCGCCGGCGGGTTCGACTATGTGCATCGCTTGAGAAGTTGTGCGCCAGCCTGCCCCATCATCGTGATGACGGCGTTCGGCGATGCCAGAACGAAGGAAGAGGCCTTGAAGAGCGGCGCCACGGCGTATTTTGATAAGCCGGTGCGGCTATCGGAGTTGAAGGCGACGGTCAAGCGACTCCTGCTCCCTTCCGGAGAGGCCCCATCCGACTGTGCCGTGCACTAG